One genomic window of Nicotiana sylvestris chromosome 10, ASM39365v2, whole genome shotgun sequence includes the following:
- the LOC104243054 gene encoding 26S proteasome non-ATPase regulatory subunit 8 homolog A-like has product MDPKLTEISQLFERFKAAIVRNEFETCTRFLSQLKVLLTEYKSLPPLFQNTPNAIQELTIARDIYEHAVVLAVKMEDQDAFERDFFQLKPYYTDARGRLPPSAQEYPILGLNLLRLLVQNRIAEFHTELELLSPSALDNPCIQHAVELEQSFMEGAYHRVLSARQSVPDATYVYFMDLLAKTVRDEIAGCSEKAYDCLSISDARQMLLFSSDQELLEYVREEHPEWEIKNGFVIFQKVKDSVPCKEIPSLQLITQTLSYARELERIV; this is encoded by the exons ATGGATCCGAAGCTTACAGAGATTTCACAGCTGTTCGAACGATTCAAAGCTGCAATTGTACGGAATGAATTCGAAACTTGCACTAGATTTCTCTCCCAACTGAAG GTTCTATTGACCGAATATAAGAGCCTGCCTCCCCTATTTCAGAACACTCCTAATGCTATCCAAGAGTTGACGATTGCAA GAGATATATACGAGCATGCAGTTGTTCTAGCTGTAAAGATGGAAGACCAGGATGCATTTGAGAGGGACTTTTTCCAGCTGAAACCTTATTACACAGATGCTCG TGGTCGTCTTCCACCTTCTGCACAAGAATATCCAATCTTAGGTCTCAATCTTTTGAGACTCCTTGTACAGAATAGGATTGCTGAATTCCACACCGAACTAGAGTTGCTTTCTCCTAGTGCTTTGGACAACCCCTGTATACAGCATGCTGTGGAATTGGAGCAATCCTTCATGGAAGGGGCTTACCACCGTGTGTTGAGTGCGAGGCAATCCGTGCCTGATGCAACCTATGTTTATTTCATGGACCTGTTAGCAAAGACTGTAAG GGATGAGATAGCTGGATGCAGTGAGAAGGCTTATGACTGTCTTTCAATTAGTGATGCTCGACAAATGTTGCTGTTCTCCTCAGACCAAGAACTACTTGAATATGTTAGGGAG GAGCATCCAGAGTGGGAGATCAAAAATGGCTTTGTGATTTTCCAGAAAGTAAAAGATTCCGTGCCTTGCAAGGAGATACCATCCCTGCAGCTTATCACTCAAACACTCAGCTATGCAAGGGAGCTGGAGCGCATTGTCTGA